From a region of the Helianthus annuus cultivar XRQ/B chromosome 5, HanXRQr2.0-SUNRISE, whole genome shotgun sequence genome:
- the LOC110938620 gene encoding uncharacterized protein LOC110938620 codes for MKVGEAMGLAVSEDATASAGHPVADGRKKLQLVEEHVKATKAILMSLLEEWHQHGKMVEALKADLMSLLEQHQHDEQIEALKASFMNLQELQLLLDHDIFTSCQSVATSEQEVAAYKHLIVVLMQRIAAIEQRITMANDRTEPTRARVGVCVAVTIGVFSHIYR; via the exons ATGAAAGTGGGTGAAGCCATGGGTCTGGCAGTCTCGGAAGATGCTACTGCTTCTGCTGGGCATCCAGTTGCAGATGGCCGAAAG aAGCTGCAGCTCGTCGAGGAGCATGTTAAGGCTACGAAGGCTATTTTGATGAGCTTACTGGAGGAGTGGCACCAGCATGGCAAAATGGTTGAGGCTTTGAAGGCTGACTTGATGAGCTTACTGGAGCAGCATCAACATGACGAGCAGATTGAGGCTTTGAAGGCTAGCTTCATGAACTTACAGGAGTTGCAGCTGCTCCTCGACCATGATATCTTCACTTCGTGTCAGTCGGTTGCCACTTCTGAGCAGGAGGTTGCTGCTTATAAGCATCTGATTGTTGTTCTTATGCAGAGGATTGCTGCTATTGAGCAGAGGATCACCATGGCTAATGATCGCACCGAGCCCACGAGGGCACGTGTTGGAGTCTGTGTTGCCGTTACTATTGGCGTGTTTTCTCATATCTATCGTTAG